One window of Ralstonia pickettii DTP0602 genomic DNA carries:
- a CDS encoding pyruvate kinase (K00873: PK, pyk; pyruvate kinase [EC:2.7.1.40]): MRRQRKAKIVATLGPASTDIAVIRALFEAGADVFRLNFSHGTHEDHRARYDAVRQVEAETGRPIGVLADLQGPKLRIGTFAAGKVAVRAGDVFVLDSDPTPGDGTRVYLPHPELFEAAQPGQSLLIDDGKVRLSVESVSTGSITTRVVNNGTLSDRKGVNVPDAVIPIPALTEKDRKDLDFALSLGADWIGLSFVQRPSDIVEAREIVGTRAGILSKIEKPAALQQLEEIVRVSDSVMVARGDLGVELPPERVPGVQKRILRVCRQLGKPVVIATQMLESMIDSPVPTRAEASDVASAIYEGADAVMLSAESANGRYPVPAVSMMNRIVTEVERDPLYRNLLDAQHETPLNTRQDAICAALREVTQIIGAAATVTYTSSGATALRAARERPCAPIVSITPNLEIARRLAIAWGIHSTVSPDVQSVDEMVDAATRAALVEGYAAPGDQITIAAGMPFGQGGTTNLLRVAEVGASAAATTPATREAALA; this comes from the coding sequence ATGAGACGCCAGCGCAAAGCGAAGATCGTGGCCACGCTCGGCCCCGCCAGCACCGACATCGCGGTGATCCGCGCGCTGTTCGAGGCTGGCGCGGACGTGTTCCGGCTCAACTTCAGCCACGGCACGCACGAGGACCACCGCGCGCGCTACGACGCCGTGCGCCAGGTCGAGGCCGAGACCGGCCGCCCCATCGGCGTGCTGGCCGACCTGCAGGGCCCCAAGCTGCGCATCGGCACCTTCGCCGCCGGCAAGGTCGCGGTGCGCGCGGGCGATGTGTTCGTGCTCGACAGCGATCCCACGCCGGGCGACGGCACCCGCGTCTACCTGCCGCATCCCGAGTTGTTCGAGGCCGCGCAACCCGGCCAGTCGCTGCTGATCGACGACGGCAAGGTGCGCCTGTCGGTCGAGTCTGTGTCCACCGGCAGCATCACCACGCGCGTGGTCAACAATGGCACGCTGTCCGACCGCAAGGGCGTGAACGTGCCCGACGCCGTGATCCCCATCCCCGCGCTGACCGAGAAGGACCGCAAGGACCTGGACTTCGCGCTGTCGCTGGGCGCGGACTGGATCGGGCTGTCGTTCGTGCAGCGCCCGTCCGATATCGTCGAAGCGCGCGAGATCGTCGGCACCCGTGCCGGCATCCTGTCCAAGATCGAGAAGCCGGCCGCGCTGCAGCAACTCGAAGAGATCGTGCGCGTGTCCGATTCCGTGATGGTGGCCCGCGGCGACCTTGGCGTGGAGCTGCCGCCGGAGCGCGTGCCGGGCGTGCAGAAGCGCATCCTGCGCGTGTGCCGCCAGCTCGGCAAACCCGTGGTGATCGCCACGCAGATGCTGGAATCGATGATCGACTCGCCGGTGCCCACGCGCGCCGAGGCGTCGGACGTGGCCAGCGCCATCTATGAAGGCGCCGACGCGGTGATGCTGTCGGCCGAGTCGGCCAACGGCCGCTACCCGGTGCCGGCGGTGTCGATGATGAACCGCATCGTCACCGAGGTGGAACGCGACCCGCTGTACCGCAACCTGCTCGACGCCCAGCACGAGACCCCGCTGAACACGCGCCAGGATGCGATCTGCGCGGCGCTGCGCGAAGTCACGCAGATCATCGGCGCGGCCGCGACGGTGACCTACACCTCGTCTGGCGCCACGGCGCTGCGTGCGGCGCGCGAGCGGCCGTGCGCGCCCATCGTCAGCATTACGCCGAACCTGGAGATCGCGCGCCGCCTGGCGATTGCCTGGGGCATCCACTCGACCGTGAGCCCGGACGTGCAGAGCGTCGATGAAATGGTCGACGCCGCCACGCGCGCGGCGCTGGTGGAAGGCTACGCCGCGCCGGGTGACCAGATCACCATCGCCGCGGGCATGCCGTTCGGGCAGGGCGGGACCACCAACCTGCTGCGCGTGGCGGAGGTCGGCGCCAGCGCCGCAGCCACCACGCCTGCCACGCGCGAGGCTGCCCTGGCCTGA
- a CDS encoding flagellin biosynthesis protein FlgM (K07054: K07054): protein MLYWLPPAPRQKPYSPGAPMRLDDEAESQHVEDRRGGFGGVGGKTIGIGTVIVALAASYFFGIDPTLIMQGASVLQGSGPPQQQQVNRPPATDQMTVFTRKVLGNTERTWQHIFETELNRRYAPPTLVLFSGATPTACGTGQSAMGPFYCPGDQKVYIDLAFYDELRQRFGASGDFAQAYVIAHEIGHHVQNLLGVSDKVDTARRRMGEAQANQLSVRMELQADCLAGVWAATAQRANQQLLEPGDIEEGLKAAAAIGDDRLQRRSQGYVVPEAFTHGSSEQRVRWLRRGIESGDIRKCDTFASRDL, encoded by the coding sequence TTGCTATACTGGTTGCCACCTGCACCTCGCCAGAAACCCTACTCTCCCGGAGCCCCCATGCGCCTAGATGACGAAGCCGAAAGCCAGCACGTTGAAGACCGCCGCGGCGGATTCGGCGGTGTCGGCGGGAAGACGATCGGCATCGGCACCGTCATCGTTGCACTGGCCGCGTCGTACTTCTTTGGCATCGATCCGACGCTGATCATGCAGGGCGCGTCGGTGCTGCAGGGATCCGGCCCGCCGCAGCAACAACAGGTCAACCGCCCGCCGGCGACGGACCAGATGACGGTCTTCACGCGCAAGGTGCTGGGCAATACCGAGCGCACCTGGCAACACATCTTCGAGACCGAGCTGAACCGCCGCTACGCGCCGCCGACGCTGGTGCTGTTCTCCGGCGCGACGCCGACCGCGTGCGGCACGGGCCAGTCGGCAATGGGCCCGTTCTACTGCCCCGGCGACCAGAAGGTCTATATCGACCTGGCGTTCTATGACGAGCTGCGCCAGCGCTTCGGCGCTAGCGGCGACTTTGCCCAGGCGTATGTGATCGCGCACGAGATCGGCCACCATGTGCAGAACCTGCTGGGTGTTTCGGACAAGGTCGATACCGCGCGCCGCCGCATGGGCGAGGCGCAGGCCAACCAGCTGTCAGTGCGCATGGAGCTGCAGGCCGACTGCCTGGCGGGCGTGTGGGCGGCCACCGCACAGCGCGCCAACCAGCAACTGCTGGAGCCGGGCGATATCGAGGAAGGCCTGAAGGCCGCCGCCGCCATCGGCGACGACCGGCTGCAGCGCCGGTCGCAGGGCTATGTCGTGCCGGAGGCCTTCACCCACGGTTCCAGCGAGCAGCGCGTGCGCTGGCTGCGCCGCGGTATCGAGTCAGGCGACATCCGCAAGTGCGATACCTTCGCCTCGCGCGATCTCTGA
- a CDS encoding signal peptide protein, whose amino-acid sequence MIARRILGGALVFAAVAASAAALAAPAASKVGKFDVYADALRAGKYDVYTDGAKQGKFDTYTDGARTGRFDSFSEGSRSGGKFDTFSEGTHTFSGEISKQGKFDTFSEGTHTFSGDIADRALDNSRSGDGSLYGYRV is encoded by the coding sequence ATGATCGCCAGACGTATCCTTGGCGGCGCGCTCGTGTTCGCGGCTGTCGCCGCGTCCGCTGCGGCGTTGGCTGCCCCCGCTGCCAGCAAGGTTGGCAAATTTGATGTGTATGCCGACGCGCTGCGCGCAGGCAAGTACGACGTGTACACGGACGGCGCCAAGCAAGGCAAGTTCGATACGTACACCGATGGCGCCCGTACCGGCCGCTTCGACTCGTTCTCGGAAGGCTCGCGCAGTGGTGGCAAGTTCGACACCTTCAGCGAAGGCACGCATACCTTCAGCGGCGAGATCTCGAAGCAAGGCAAGTTCGATACCTTCAGTGAAGGTACGCACACCTTCAGCGGCGATATCGCCGACCGCGCGCTGGACAACTCGCGCAGCGGTGACGGTTCGCTGTACGGCTATCGCGTCTGA
- a CDS encoding elongation factor GreAB (K06140: rnk; regulator of nucleoside diphosphate kinase) translates to MTANQATPTNPTLYLTELDITRLERIASRAGSAQLEELLDDLLARATIVAPDEIPTDVVTMNSRLVCTLPGEHSPRNWTLVYPDAADFDAGRLSVLSPVGHALLGARAGQTVSYQLPDGREQHVTIDEIAFQPEASGQYTL, encoded by the coding sequence ATGACGGCCAACCAAGCCACCCCGACCAATCCGACGCTTTACCTGACCGAACTCGACATCACCCGCCTGGAGCGCATCGCCAGCCGCGCCGGCTCGGCGCAGCTCGAAGAATTACTGGACGACCTGCTGGCACGCGCCACCATCGTCGCGCCGGACGAGATCCCGACCGACGTGGTCACCATGAACTCGCGCCTGGTGTGCACGCTGCCGGGGGAGCATTCGCCGCGCAACTGGACGCTGGTGTATCCGGACGCCGCGGACTTCGATGCCGGCCGGCTCTCGGTGCTGTCGCCGGTGGGCCACGCATTGCTGGGCGCACGTGCCGGGCAGACCGTCAGCTACCAACTGCCGGACGGCCGGGAGCAGCACGTCACGATCGACGAAATCGCGTTCCAGCCCGAAGCGAGCGGCCAGTACACCCTCTGA
- a CDS encoding MerR family transcriptional regulator: MRIGELSRTSGCDVETIRYYEREGLLDAPRREANGYRRYDDGHLVQLNFVRHCRSLGMSLSDVRRLREFERNPSQDCDDINTLLDRQIAQIHAQRVALEALEGQLRALRETCHHQHHQPASECGILQNLQQAAAGAACECHPDVHDQGHAANG; this comes from the coding sequence ATGCGCATTGGCGAACTCTCCCGTACCAGCGGCTGCGATGTCGAGACCATCCGCTACTACGAACGCGAAGGGCTGCTCGACGCGCCCCGGCGCGAGGCCAACGGCTACCGCCGGTATGACGACGGCCACCTGGTCCAGCTCAACTTCGTGCGCCATTGCCGCTCGCTCGGCATGAGCCTGTCGGACGTGCGCCGGCTGCGCGAGTTCGAGCGCAACCCCTCGCAGGACTGCGATGACATCAACACGCTGCTGGATCGCCAGATCGCGCAGATTCATGCCCAGCGTGTGGCGCTGGAGGCACTGGAAGGGCAGTTGCGCGCACTGCGCGAGACCTGCCACCACCAACATCACCAGCCCGCCAGCGAGTGCGGCATCCTGCAGAACCTGCAGCAGGCCGCCGCCGGCGCCGCGTGCGAATGTCATCCGGACGTGCACGACCAGGGCCATGCCGCCAATGGGTGA
- a CDS encoding heat shock protein HtpX (metalloprotease~K03799: htpX; heat shock protein HtpX [EC:3.4.24.-]): protein MLFLATNLAVMLVLSITASVLGVNRYLTANGLNLGTLLAFALLMGFGGAFISLLMSKTIAKWSTGAQVITHPSTSTELWLVQTVEKLAQRSGLPMPEVAIYDGEPNAFATGATKKSSLVAVSTGLLQSMSHDEVEAVLAHEVAHVANGDMVTLTLIQGVVNTFVIFLARVVGYFVDSMLRKNDEESRGPGIGYMVTVVVCEIVFGVLASIIVAWFSRHREFRADAGAAGLMGSPTPMVSALRRLGGLDPDGLPQNMQAMGIAGGKSWLALFSSHPPIEQRIAALQSAR from the coding sequence TTGCTTTTCCTGGCGACCAACCTCGCCGTCATGCTCGTCCTCAGCATCACCGCCAGCGTGCTGGGGGTGAACCGCTACCTGACCGCCAACGGCCTGAACCTGGGCACCCTGCTCGCATTCGCACTGCTGATGGGCTTCGGTGGCGCCTTTATCTCGCTGCTGATGTCCAAGACCATCGCCAAGTGGTCGACCGGCGCGCAGGTCATCACCCACCCCAGCACCAGCACTGAGCTGTGGCTGGTGCAAACTGTCGAGAAGCTGGCCCAGCGCTCTGGCCTGCCCATGCCTGAAGTGGCTATCTACGACGGCGAACCCAACGCCTTTGCCACCGGCGCGACCAAGAAGAGCTCGTTGGTGGCGGTGTCTACCGGCCTGCTGCAGTCGATGTCGCACGACGAAGTCGAGGCGGTGCTGGCGCACGAAGTGGCGCACGTGGCCAATGGCGACATGGTCACGCTGACGCTGATCCAGGGCGTGGTCAACACGTTCGTGATCTTCCTGGCGCGCGTGGTCGGCTACTTCGTCGACTCGATGCTGCGCAAGAATGACGAGGAATCGCGCGGGCCGGGCATCGGCTACATGGTCACGGTGGTTGTCTGCGAAATCGTGTTCGGCGTCCTGGCCAGCATCATCGTGGCCTGGTTCTCGCGCCACCGCGAATTCCGCGCCGACGCAGGCGCCGCCGGCCTGATGGGTTCGCCCACGCCGATGGTGTCGGCACTGCGCCGCTTGGGCGGCCTGGATCCGGACGGACTGCCGCAGAACATGCAGGCGATGGGCATCGCCGGCGGCAAGTCGTGGCTGGCGCTGTTCTCGAGCCATCCGCCCATCGAGCAGCGCATTGCCGCGCTGCAATCCGCGCGCTGA
- a CDS encoding N-acetyltransferase GCN5 translates to MQSSLLEPGSPAWRDTLTRCRHDCHHTPGWYTAAERSDHGSAAAVRVTDGTHELLVPLVRRPLDCGSWDATSAYGYGGPVLSSDAPARFADDALGAAIALLREHGCVSWFIRLHPLLNAGWDSRLGLVVEQGETVSMDLTKSPERQWQETQSRHKLGINRARRAGVTVRLDREFATLPRFVELYNETMTRLEASPYYFFDAQYYRTLERALGDDLLLFVAEEAGCVIGSALFTVANGSGIMQYHLSAWDWEYRHRQPTKTVIHAAREWGRTNGLHYLHLGGGLGSANDSLFEFKRGFSPDTHVYRTQRLVVDPDRYVALSGGDYTTLEDLNGFFPAYRRPGARVGPPQADAGDDLAAPPAPATVKSEI, encoded by the coding sequence ATGCAATCGAGCCTGCTGGAACCGGGAAGCCCGGCGTGGCGCGACACGCTGACGCGCTGTCGCCACGACTGCCACCACACGCCTGGGTGGTACACCGCCGCCGAGCGCAGCGACCACGGCAGCGCCGCCGCAGTGCGGGTGACCGACGGCACCCACGAGTTGCTGGTGCCGCTGGTGCGCCGCCCCCTCGACTGCGGCAGCTGGGATGCCACCTCGGCCTATGGCTATGGTGGCCCGGTGCTGAGCAGCGATGCTCCTGCCCGCTTTGCCGACGACGCACTGGGCGCGGCGATCGCGCTGCTGCGCGAGCACGGCTGCGTGTCGTGGTTTATCCGCCTGCACCCGCTGCTCAATGCCGGCTGGGACAGCCGTCTCGGGCTGGTGGTCGAGCAGGGCGAGACGGTGTCGATGGACCTGACCAAGAGCCCCGAGCGGCAGTGGCAGGAGACGCAGTCGCGCCACAAACTGGGCATCAACCGCGCCCGGCGCGCCGGCGTGACGGTACGGCTGGACCGTGAGTTCGCCACGCTGCCGCGCTTTGTCGAGCTGTACAACGAGACCATGACGCGCCTGGAGGCGTCGCCCTATTACTTCTTCGATGCGCAGTACTACCGCACGCTGGAGCGCGCGCTCGGAGACGACCTGCTGCTGTTCGTGGCCGAGGAAGCGGGCTGCGTGATTGGCTCGGCACTGTTCACCGTGGCCAATGGCAGCGGCATCATGCAATACCACCTGTCGGCCTGGGACTGGGAATACCGCCATCGCCAGCCGACCAAGACCGTGATCCACGCCGCGCGCGAATGGGGCCGCACCAATGGCTTGCACTACCTGCACCTTGGCGGCGGGCTGGGCTCGGCCAACGATTCGCTGTTCGAGTTCAAGCGCGGCTTTTCGCCCGACACCCATGTGTACCGGACCCAGCGCCTGGTAGTCGACCCCGACCGCTACGTGGCACTGTCCGGCGGCGACTACACCACGCTGGAAGACCTGAACGGCTTCTTTCCCGCCTACCGGCGCCCCGGCGCACGCGTCGGCCCGCCGCAGGCCGATGCCGGCGACGACCTGGCCGCGCCTCCGGCGCCCGCGACGGTCAAAAGCGAGATCTGA
- a CDS encoding hypothetical protein (K15034: yaeJ; ribosome-associated protein), with amino-acid sequence MTDDPVIPHHEYLITAIRAQGAGGQNINKVSNAVHLRYDVRASSLAPDHKERLLALHDHRITRDGVVVIKAQQFRSLDLNRDEAVRRLHELVRSVATPPRARRATRPTRASRQRRLESKSQRSQVKALRGRVLD; translated from the coding sequence ATGACCGACGACCCCGTCATTCCCCACCACGAGTACCTGATCACGGCGATCCGCGCGCAAGGGGCGGGCGGCCAGAACATCAACAAGGTGTCCAATGCCGTGCACCTGCGCTACGACGTGCGTGCCTCCTCGCTGGCGCCCGACCACAAGGAGCGCCTGCTGGCGCTGCACGACCACCGCATCACGCGCGACGGCGTGGTGGTGATCAAGGCCCAGCAGTTCCGCAGCCTCGACCTGAACCGCGACGAAGCGGTGCGGCGGCTGCACGAGCTGGTGCGCAGCGTGGCCACGCCCCCGCGCGCGCGCCGGGCCACGCGGCCCACGCGGGCATCGCGCCAGCGCCGGCTGGAATCCAAGAGCCAGCGCAGCCAGGTCAAGGCGCTGCGCGGCCGGGTGCTCGACTAG
- a CDS encoding cytochrome C, translating to MSDVHNEHPEHESPIKTPKQLIAVVIAAFLVPIIVIILLVNFVGHGSTESAGAGTTAEAINDRIKPVASLEIKDPNAPRVFKTGEQVYKEICAACHATGAAGAPKYGTAADWSARIGQGFDGLMKSMLNGKGAMPPRAGSTPDDYTDYELARAVVYMADAGGAKFPEPPAPAAAAPTTAAAPEAVAAPAAAAAPAALAAPAAVAPAAAAAPAAAPAAASAEVGKKVYEQVCAACHAAGVAGAPKFGDKAAWAPRLKEGMDAVHNFALKGKGVMPPKGGYAGPDADVIAASDYMANAAK from the coding sequence ATGAGCGACGTCCACAACGAACACCCCGAACACGAGTCTCCCATCAAGACGCCGAAGCAGCTGATCGCAGTTGTGATCGCGGCTTTCCTGGTGCCGATCATCGTGATCATTCTACTGGTCAACTTTGTCGGACACGGCTCGACCGAAAGTGCCGGTGCGGGCACCACAGCAGAAGCCATCAACGACCGCATCAAGCCGGTCGCATCGCTGGAAATCAAGGATCCGAACGCGCCGCGCGTGTTCAAGACCGGTGAACAGGTCTACAAGGAAATCTGCGCCGCTTGCCACGCCACGGGGGCGGCGGGTGCGCCCAAGTACGGGACCGCTGCGGACTGGAGCGCACGCATCGGCCAGGGCTTTGACGGCCTGATGAAGTCGATGCTCAACGGCAAGGGCGCGATGCCGCCGCGCGCCGGCAGCACCCCGGACGACTATACCGATTACGAGCTGGCCCGCGCCGTGGTCTACATGGCCGATGCCGGCGGCGCCAAGTTCCCTGAGCCGCCCGCCCCGGCAGCTGCCGCCCCGACGACGGCCGCGGCCCCCGAGGCAGTTGCCGCGCCGGCTGCCGCCGCTGCGCCGGCGGCTCTGGCCGCGCCTGCCGCCGTGGCACCGGCTGCCGCTGCTGCCCCGGCCGCCGCCCCGGCCGCCGCTTCGGCGGAAGTCGGCAAGAAGGTCTACGAGCAAGTCTGCGCCGCGTGCCACGCTGCCGGCGTGGCGGGTGCGCCGAAGTTCGGCGACAAGGCCGCCTGGGCGCCGCGCCTGAAGGAAGGCATGGATGCGGTCCACAACTTTGCGCTCAAGGGCAAGGGCGTGATGCCGCCCAAGGGCGGCTATGCCGGCCCGGACGCCGACGTGATCGCCGCCTCGGACTACATGGCCAACGCCGCCAAGTAA
- a CDS encoding coproporphyrinogen III oxidase (catalyzes the oxygen-independent formation of protoporphyrinogen-IX from coproporphyrinogen-III~K02495: hemN, hemZ; oxygen-independent coproporphyrinogen III oxidase [EC:1.3.99.22]): MKPSAMTSPALDRRALSDFRALAGRIDGNGPRYTSYPTADRFRNGPDLSLYHDALDACRASAPAPLSLYLHIPFCENICYYCGCNKIITRDHGRSARYVNYLGREMALVADKLGARRQVLQSHWGGGTPTFLDPDEMRRVMALLHKYFELPADGEHSIEIDPRRVDYARMALLAELGFNRVSLGVQDFDPEVQQAIHRIQPFEETRAVVDAARALGFRSVSLDLIYGLPHQTAARFGRTIEQVLALRPDRLSVYSYAHLPHVFKPQRRIDENALPPAGEKLDILVSTIERLTAAGYVYIGMDHFALPDDDLAIAQREGRLQRNFQGYSTHAGYDQVGLGISAIGAIAGRYVQNARTLDDYYGALDAGRLPLARGVAMSADDHLRREIIGDLMCNGVLDLPALEARHGIDFSTAFAPELAELGGLAADGLVQCEPGRITVTPLGRLLVRRVAMVFDRYLREDAARAPEASVEAANDGSQPIRFVPRARYSRVV; encoded by the coding sequence ATGAAACCGTCTGCCATGACTTCCCCTGCGCTCGACCGTCGCGCGCTGTCCGACTTCCGCGCGCTGGCCGGCCGCATCGATGGCAACGGCCCGCGCTACACCTCGTACCCGACCGCGGACCGCTTCCGCAACGGCCCCGACCTGTCGCTGTACCACGACGCGCTGGACGCCTGCCGCGCCAGTGCGCCGGCACCGCTGTCGCTGTACCTGCATATCCCGTTCTGCGAGAACATCTGCTACTACTGCGGCTGCAACAAGATCATCACGCGCGATCATGGCCGCAGCGCGCGCTACGTCAACTACCTTGGCCGCGAGATGGCGCTGGTGGCGGACAAGCTCGGTGCGCGCCGCCAAGTGCTCCAGTCGCACTGGGGCGGCGGCACGCCGACCTTCCTCGATCCCGACGAAATGCGCCGCGTGATGGCGCTGCTGCACAAGTATTTCGAACTGCCCGCCGACGGCGAGCATTCCATCGAGATCGACCCGCGCCGCGTCGACTACGCGCGCATGGCGCTGCTGGCGGAGCTTGGCTTCAACCGCGTCAGCCTGGGCGTGCAGGATTTCGACCCCGAGGTGCAGCAGGCCATCCACCGCATCCAGCCGTTCGAAGAGACGCGCGCCGTGGTCGACGCCGCGCGCGCCCTCGGCTTCCGCTCGGTCAGCCTGGACCTGATCTACGGCCTGCCGCACCAGACCGCGGCGCGCTTTGGCCGCACCATCGAACAGGTGCTGGCGCTGCGCCCCGACCGGCTTTCGGTCTACAGCTACGCCCACCTGCCGCATGTGTTCAAGCCGCAGCGCCGCATCGACGAGAACGCCTTGCCGCCCGCCGGCGAGAAGCTCGACATCCTGGTCTCGACCATCGAACGGCTGACCGCGGCGGGCTACGTCTATATCGGCATGGACCACTTTGCGCTGCCCGACGACGACCTTGCCATCGCCCAGCGCGAAGGCCGCCTGCAGCGCAACTTCCAGGGCTATTCGACCCACGCCGGCTATGACCAGGTCGGGCTCGGCATCTCGGCGATCGGCGCGATCGCGGGGCGCTATGTGCAGAACGCGCGCACGCTGGACGATTACTACGGCGCGCTCGATGCAGGGCGTCTGCCGCTGGCGCGCGGCGTGGCGATGAGCGCGGACGACCATCTGCGGCGCGAGATCATCGGCGACCTGATGTGCAACGGCGTGCTCGACCTGCCGGCGCTGGAAGCCCGGCACGGCATCGATTTCAGTACGGCATTTGCGCCTGAGCTCGCCGAACTCGGCGGCCTGGCTGCCGACGGGCTGGTGCAGTGCGAACCTGGGCGCATCACCGTGACGCCGCTGGGCCGGCTGCTGGTGCGGCGCGTGGCGATGGTGTTTGACCGCTACCTGCGCGAGGACGCCGCGCGCGCGCCCGAGGCCAGTGTCGAAGCCGCAAATGACGGCTCGCAGCCGATCCGCTTCGTGCCGCGGGCTCGCTACTCGCGCGTGGTGTAG